CAGTAAAAAAGATTCACTTCGTTGGTATTGGCGGTATAGGAATGAGTGGGATTGCTGAGATACTCTTAAATCAAGGATTTACAATTACCGGCTCAGACCTTAACAAAACCGAAATAACTGACCATTTAGAAAAATTGGGTGTAAAAATTTATGAGGGGCATTCACCTAATAACATTAGGGATGTGGATGTTGTTGTTTATTCTTCTGCTGTTAGTCAAGATAACCCAGAAGTAAAGGCTGCAATTGAACGTAAAATACCTGTTATTAAACGATCTGAAATGCTTGCGGAATGTATGCGTATGAAGCATGGAATATCAATTGCTGGAACGCATGGCAAAACTACCACAACTTCAATGGTTGGATTAGTCTTAACTGAAGCTAAAATTGATCCCACTATTATCGTAGGCGGAAAACTAAGTGGCTTGGGGGGAACAAATGCAAGATTAGGCAAAGGTGAGTTTATAGTAGTTGAAGCCGATGAGTTTGATAGAACCTTCTTAAAACTTACACCTACAATTGCAGCGATTACAACTTTAGAAAAAGAACATTTGGACACCTACAAGGATCTTGATGACATAAAAGCCGCTTTCATTGAATTTGCTAATAAAGTTCCTTTTTATGGATTTGTTGTACTTTGTCTTGATGAACCCGCTCTCCAAGATATTATTCCTGAAATTAATAAGAAAATTTTTACGTATGGATTATCTCCACAAGCCGATATACGTGCAGTGGACCTGAAATTCAAAGAAAACTCGAGTGAGTTTTCAGTTATTTATCTGGGGAAAAATCTTGGTAAAATTAAACTTAATATTCCTGGTGTACATAATGTTAAAAATTCCTTAGTTGCTGTCTGTATAGCAACTCAAATGGGTGTAGACTTTGAAATTATTAAGAAAGCTCTTGAATCTTTCTCAGGTGTTTATCGAAGATTCGAACGTAAGTATGATAATGATATTATGGTTATTGATGATTATGCTCACCATCCGACTGAAATTAATGTAACACTTGAAGGAATTAGAGCCGGATGGAACAGAAGATTAATCGCAGTTTTTCAACCACACCTTTATTCTAGAACCAAAGATTTTTATGCTGAATTCGGCAGGTCCTTTTTAAATAGTGATATCTTTGTTTGTACAGATGTTTACCCCGCTAGAGAAAAACCTATCGAGGGAATTACCGGTGAACTTATTACCAACTCAGCTAAAAATTTTGGCCACAAAAATGTCTATTATGAACCTGATAAAACTAAGATACCCGATTTGTTGATGAACATTTGTAAAAAGGATGATATAATTATTACTATGGGCGCTGGTGATATATGGAAGTACGGCGAAAAGTTTGTTGCCCTTTATAAAAATAAACAGCCTAAACGTGCATGAGCATTTAAAAATGAAAAAGCAAGTTAAAATATGGAGTGTATTGTTCTTGATAATAATTACAAGTACTTTATTTTATTTATTCGTTAATGTTGGTAGTGACCAAAACTACGCAATAGAGTTCATAGAATTAATTGGAAATAACCATTTAAGTAAAGAACAGTATTTAGAATTTGCAAATTTGACGGATAAGAAAAATTACAAGGACATCACACTGCAAATAATTAAAGACAGATTTCAAAAACATCCATACATAGCAAGTGTGGATGTAAAATATGATGCTTATAATAAAGTTTCTGTCTTTATAAATGAAAAGAATTTCGAGTCAATATTAATGAAAGACAGTACTCAATATTTACTGACTGATGAACTTCAAGTAATACCAATTTTGAACGGAACACGCAGAATAGATTATCCAGTAATTTCAAATCCACAACAGCTTGATGAAATTAAACTTTTCTCTACACTAAAAAATAATAACGATGTATTGATTGCCTCAAAAATCATTTCTGCAGTAAAATTGCTAAACCCTGGAATGTATGATGAATTGTCTGAAATAAACATGAGAAGAGGTGGAGATATTTTAATGTTGTTTTCTTCTTTGCAATTTCCTGTAGTAATTGGCAGAAGCAATGAAATTAAAAAAGTAGCCTACTTAAATAGTCTTTGGAATAACATTAACATAGATAATTTGAAAGATTATCTTGAGTACCTCGACTTAAGATTTAACGGGCATATATACTTGGGCGTTAAGAGCGATTATTTATCAACAGGGGGAAATAAATCATGAAGAGAAATATTGTTGCTGGTTTAGATTTGGGAACCACAAAAGTTTGCGCTGTAATAGCCGAACAAACTGATAGCGGATTAAATGTTCTAGGCTTTGGAGTAGCTCCTTCAGAAGGATTAAACAGAGGATTGATAGCTAATATTTCGAAAACAGCCGAGGCTATTAAAGAAGCAATGGAAGTGGCATCGAACAGAGCAGGAATGAGCGTTAGAGAATTAAATGTGGGTGTAGCCGGCGAACATATTACGAGTCTAAGACACAGAAATTATGTAACAATAAATAATCCCGAAAAAGAAATAACCAAAGAAGATTTAGACAGATTAAAAGCTGATGTGAGAACTATACGGATTCCTTCAGATAGACAAATACTTCACATTATTCCAGAAGAATTTTTTGTTGACTATCAAGGAGGCATAGAAGATCCAATTGGGATGTCCGGCTCAAGATTAGAAGCTGTAAACCATGTTGTGCTGGCTTCAATACCAGCAATGCAAAACATAAAAAAATCTGTAGAAAGAGCTGGCTTCCTTGTTAAAGATTATGTTTTGCAGCCAATTGCTTCGAGTTATTCTGTGTTGGATGAAAATGAAAAAGACCTGGGGGTTTTACTAATTGATATCGGCGGTGGGACAACTGATATAGCTGTATTTCACAATAAAAGCATTAAACACACAAAAGTAATAGGTGTTGCAGGCAATCAGGTAACTAATGATATACGAGAGGCATTGGGAATTGTTTCCCTGGAAGCAGAGAAATTAAAGAAAGAATATGGTTATGCTACAGAAGAATCTATAATAAAAGACGAAGACATTTACATAAAAGGAGTAGGTGCAAGAGGTAATATTAAAATTCCAATTACACTGCTAACTCAAATAATAAATCTTAGAATGAAGGAATTGTTTTCTTTGATTGAAAATGAAGTAAGGCAGATTGGATTTAAAAATAGAATTAAGGCAGGTGTAGTTTTAACTGGAGGCGGCTCATTACTAAAAGGTAGTGTTGATCTTGCCGAAGAGGTTTTTGGATTGCCGGCACGGATTGGTGTGCCTATGGACTTAGGAACGGGATTAGCTGATGAAATTAGCAGTCCAGAATTTGCCACTGTTGCCGGGTTAGTTCGCGGTATTCCCGGAAGCGATACATCTGAGAGTGAAAGTTTAAAAAAAGAAAAAAAACAAAACAAAATAAAGTTAAGCTCATTTTTAAAAAAAGTTCAAGAATTTTTTGACGAATTATAAATAAACCACAACAAGGAGGTAGTATGAATGATAACAATAACAAAAGCAAATTAAAATTTATTGCTCTCGACAGAGAAGAAGAACGCCCTATGTCTGCTGTACTTAAAGTAGTTGGCGTAGGAGGTGGAGGTTGCAATGCAATTGAAAGCATGATTAAAAAGGGACTATCTGGAGTTGAATACATTGCAATTAACACAGACGCTCAAGTACTACAGAGAAATTTAGCCCAGGTTAAAATCCAAATTGGGAGTAATATAACAAAAGGATTAGGTGCTGGAGCTGACCCTAATGTAGGAAGAAAAGCTGCTGAAGAAGACAGAGATAAAATTGAAAACGCCCTAAGAGGAAGCGATATGGTCTTTGTTACAGCTGGAATGGGAGGGGGTACAGGTACAGGAGCCGCTCCAATTGTGGCTTCTATTGCTAAAAGTCAAGGTGCGCTTGTAATTGGAATAGTTACTAAACCTTTTAGATGGGAAGGGAAATTAAGAACACAAAATGCAATTCAAGGTATAGCAGAATTGAGAGAATATGTTGATAGTTTAATTGTTATTCCAAATGAAAGAATATTAAACATACTGGATAGTGCCGTTACGGCACTAACAGCATTTGATAAACCCAACGAAGTATTATATGAAGCTACCCGCGGAATAGCAGATATTATTACTGTTCCAGGCATTATAAATGTTGATTTTGCTGATGTCCGTTCAGTAATGAAACATAGCGGCGAGGCACTTATGGGCTGCGGAATTTCGAGCGGTGAAAATAGGGCGATTGAAGCAGCTCAAAAAGCTATTAGTTCACCACTATTGGAAGGAGTTTCTATTAAAGGTGCTAAAAATATTCTACTTAATATTACAGGTTCTCCAAATATGACAATGCAGGAAATTGAAGAAGGAAATAAAGTTTTATACGAAGCTGCAGGTGAAGAAGCAAATATTATATTCGGCTTGGTTAGCAAAGAAGAAATGGGTGAGTATATTTCCTACACAGTTATTGCCACAGGCTTTGATTCTCATGGTGCACTTTCTGCATCAAACAATCAAAAAGAAGAGAAAATAGAAAGAGAAAAACCACAAAAAGTGTCTGCTGTAGGTGGCTTCGATGCTAAAGCTTATGAATTTAAAGACCATGCTGATTTGGATATACCAACTATATTTCGCTGGAAGAATAATACTGATGATTTGAGAAAAAAAGATAATGGCCTTGCCTCTAATAGTAGTTCTGACCAGTTAGATGCATTTGAAGTTAATGACAAAAAGAGAAGAAAAAATGAAGATTTTGAAGATGGAAGCTCTTCCTTTTTAAGAATGATGATGGACTAAATCTGAAGGGCTGTCTTTGATTTTCCCTTGTTGTGGTACGAGGTTATAATTCCGAAAGTCAAGCAGCCCTAATTTTAAAGTTTACCTTAAATATTTTGAAAATTATTTAGGTAGAAATAACCATCTTAGTTTTCTTGCATTTTATAATATATCCCACTATTTTTGAAGCTCGTCAAAAATCGATGCTGTGAATTATTAGGGGCGGACGCCGGAGTTGGAGAGCCGGGGCGGACTGTAAATCCGTTGGCGAATGCCTTTGGGGGTTCGAATCCCTCGCCGCCCACTTGAAATTAAACTTTGCGGGAGTAACTCAGTTGGCTAGAGTCACAGCCTTCCAAGCTGTTGGTCGCGGGTTCGAGTCCCGTCTCCCGCTCACGCGAAGTTCTTATATTTTTTTGAAATTAAATGATGCTGATGTAGCTCAGTTGGTAGAGCACTTCCTTGGTAAGGAAGAGGTCACCGGTTCAATCCCGGTCATCAGCTCAAAAGTACGAAAAGTTTTTATACATGTTCGTTTTAAAGTAAAAATTAATTTTTGGTGAAATAATGGCTAAATCTAAAAACGTTAGACAAATAATTACACTTGAAAGCACAGCAGGTACTGGTTATAGGTATACTACTACTAAAAATAAAAGAAATCACCCTGGCCGCGCTGAATATAAAAAATATGACCCCATAGCCAGAAAACACGTAATTTTTAAGGAGACTAAATAACTACGTCAGTAGCTCAATTGGCTAGAGCAGCGGTCTCCAAAACCGCAGGCTGGGGGTTCGAGTCCCTCCTGACGTGCAAATAGAAAA
This genomic interval from Melioribacteraceae bacterium 4301-Me contains the following:
- the murC gene encoding UDP-N-acetylmuramate--L-alanine ligase, which produces MMLAVKKIHFVGIGGIGMSGIAEILLNQGFTITGSDLNKTEITDHLEKLGVKIYEGHSPNNIRDVDVVVYSSAVSQDNPEVKAAIERKIPVIKRSEMLAECMRMKHGISIAGTHGKTTTTSMVGLVLTEAKIDPTIIVGGKLSGLGGTNARLGKGEFIVVEADEFDRTFLKLTPTIAAITTLEKEHLDTYKDLDDIKAAFIEFANKVPFYGFVVLCLDEPALQDIIPEINKKIFTYGLSPQADIRAVDLKFKENSSEFSVIYLGKNLGKIKLNIPGVHNVKNSLVAVCIATQMGVDFEIIKKALESFSGVYRRFERKYDNDIMVIDDYAHHPTEINVTLEGIRAGWNRRLIAVFQPHLYSRTKDFYAEFGRSFLNSDIFVCTDVYPAREKPIEGITGELITNSAKNFGHKNVYYEPDKTKIPDLLMNICKKDDIIITMGAGDIWKYGEKFVALYKNKQPKRA
- a CDS encoding cell division protein FtsQ/DivIB, encoding MKKQVKIWSVLFLIIITSTLFYLFVNVGSDQNYAIEFIELIGNNHLSKEQYLEFANLTDKKNYKDITLQIIKDRFQKHPYIASVDVKYDAYNKVSVFINEKNFESILMKDSTQYLLTDELQVIPILNGTRRIDYPVISNPQQLDEIKLFSTLKNNNDVLIASKIISAVKLLNPGMYDELSEINMRRGGDILMLFSSLQFPVVIGRSNEIKKVAYLNSLWNNINIDNLKDYLEYLDLRFNGHIYLGVKSDYLSTGGNKS
- the ftsA gene encoding cell division protein FtsA encodes the protein MKRNIVAGLDLGTTKVCAVIAEQTDSGLNVLGFGVAPSEGLNRGLIANISKTAEAIKEAMEVASNRAGMSVRELNVGVAGEHITSLRHRNYVTINNPEKEITKEDLDRLKADVRTIRIPSDRQILHIIPEEFFVDYQGGIEDPIGMSGSRLEAVNHVVLASIPAMQNIKKSVERAGFLVKDYVLQPIASSYSVLDENEKDLGVLLIDIGGGTTDIAVFHNKSIKHTKVIGVAGNQVTNDIREALGIVSLEAEKLKKEYGYATEESIIKDEDIYIKGVGARGNIKIPITLLTQIINLRMKELFSLIENEVRQIGFKNRIKAGVVLTGGGSLLKGSVDLAEEVFGLPARIGVPMDLGTGLADEISSPEFATVAGLVRGIPGSDTSESESLKKEKKQNKIKLSSFLKKVQEFFDEL
- the ftsZ gene encoding cell division protein FtsZ gives rise to the protein MSAVLKVVGVGGGGCNAIESMIKKGLSGVEYIAINTDAQVLQRNLAQVKIQIGSNITKGLGAGADPNVGRKAAEEDRDKIENALRGSDMVFVTAGMGGGTGTGAAPIVASIAKSQGALVIGIVTKPFRWEGKLRTQNAIQGIAELREYVDSLIVIPNERILNILDSAVTALTAFDKPNEVLYEATRGIADIITVPGIINVDFADVRSVMKHSGEALMGCGISSGENRAIEAAQKAISSPLLEGVSIKGAKNILLNITGSPNMTMQEIEEGNKVLYEAAGEEANIIFGLVSKEEMGEYISYTVIATGFDSHGALSASNNQKEEKIEREKPQKVSAVGGFDAKAYEFKDHADLDIPTIFRWKNNTDDLRKKDNGLASNSSSDQLDAFEVNDKKRRKNEDFEDGSSSFLRMMMD
- the rpmG gene encoding 50S ribosomal protein L33, with translation MAKSKNVRQIITLESTAGTGYRYTTTKNKRNHPGRAEYKKYDPIARKHVIFKETK